Proteins encoded together in one Mycobacterium noviomagense window:
- a CDS encoding acyl-CoA synthetase: MATAQNGLEVLRLGGLETGTTPSPFQIVESVPMYKLRRYFPPDSRPGQPPAGPPVLLVHPMMMSANMWDVTRQEGAVGILHSAGLDPWVIDFGEPDKVEGGMRRTLADHIVALSQAIDTTTDVTGRDVHLAGYSQGGMFCYQAAAYRHSKNIASIVAFGSPVDTLAALPMGVPPNLAAAAANFMADHVFTRLAIPSWLARTGFQLMDPLKTAKARIDFLRQLHDREALLPREAQRRFLESEGWIAWSGPAVSELLKQFIAHNRMMTGGFSINGQLVTLTDITCPVLAFVGEVDDIGQPPAVRGIRRAAPNAEVYEYCLRAGHFGLVVGSKAAQQTWPTVAAWVLWISGSGDKPDDIVPMVEQPVERAQSGVALSARLAHGVGEASEVALTLARGAAEAVVAANKSVRTMAVETVRTLPRLARLGQINDHTRISLGRIIDEQAHDAPQGEFLLFDGRVHTYEAVNRRINNVVRGLIDVGVRQGDHVGVLMETRPSALVAIAALSRLGAVAVLMRPDSDLVAAARIGGVSEIITDPTNLDSARQLPGHVLVLGGGESRDLQLPEDADVIDMEKIDPDAVELPAWYRQNPGLARDLAFIGFSTTASGELVAKQITNYRWALSAFGTASTAALGRGDTVYCLTPLHHESGLLVSLGGAVVGGTRIALSRGLQPDRFVAEVRQYGVTVVSYTWTMLREVIDHPGSALQGYHPVRLFIGSGMPTGLWQRVIDTFAPAHVVEFFATTDGQAVLANVSGAKIGSKGRPLPGASRVELGAYDADRDLILEDERGFVQVADADQVGVLLAQPRGPIDPTASVKRGVFAPADTWISTEYLFRRDPDGDYWLVGRRGSVIRTARGIVYCEPITDALGFITAIDLAVTYGVSVRGRHVAVAAVTLRPGASITAADLTEAIAKMAPIGVGPDIVHVVPEISLSATYRPTVSALRAAGLPKPGRQVWYFDPAGNQFRRFTAAVRTELFGAH; encoded by the coding sequence ATGGCCACGGCGCAGAACGGCCTGGAGGTCTTGCGGCTGGGCGGGCTGGAGACTGGTACCACACCGTCGCCGTTCCAGATCGTCGAGAGTGTGCCCATGTACAAGCTGCGGCGGTATTTTCCGCCGGACAGCCGCCCTGGCCAACCGCCGGCCGGTCCGCCGGTGCTGCTGGTGCACCCGATGATGATGTCGGCCAACATGTGGGACGTCACCCGCCAAGAAGGCGCGGTCGGGATCTTGCATTCGGCCGGCCTGGACCCGTGGGTCATCGACTTCGGCGAACCGGACAAAGTCGAAGGCGGCATGCGCCGCACCCTGGCCGACCACATCGTCGCGCTCAGCCAGGCCATCGACACCACGACCGATGTCACCGGCCGCGACGTGCACCTGGCGGGCTATTCCCAAGGCGGCATGTTCTGCTATCAAGCTGCCGCATACCGCCACTCGAAAAACATCGCCAGCATTGTGGCGTTCGGGTCGCCGGTCGACACGTTGGCCGCGCTGCCGATGGGCGTTCCGCCCAACTTGGCCGCCGCGGCCGCGAACTTCATGGCCGACCATGTTTTCACCCGGCTGGCGATCCCAAGCTGGTTGGCGCGCACCGGTTTCCAGTTGATGGATCCGCTCAAGACTGCGAAAGCCCGCATCGATTTCCTGCGTCAACTGCACGACCGGGAAGCTTTGCTGCCGCGCGAAGCGCAGCGCAGATTCCTGGAATCCGAAGGCTGGATCGCCTGGTCGGGTCCCGCAGTCTCCGAACTGCTCAAGCAGTTCATCGCGCACAACCGGATGATGACCGGCGGTTTCTCGATCAACGGGCAACTGGTGACCCTGACGGACATCACCTGCCCCGTGCTGGCCTTCGTCGGCGAAGTCGACGACATCGGCCAGCCCCCGGCGGTGCGGGGCATCCGGCGTGCGGCCCCGAACGCCGAAGTGTACGAATACTGCTTGCGGGCAGGCCACTTCGGGTTGGTCGTCGGATCCAAAGCGGCACAGCAGACCTGGCCGACCGTCGCGGCCTGGGTGCTGTGGATCTCTGGATCCGGTGACAAGCCGGACGACATCGTCCCGATGGTCGAGCAGCCGGTCGAACGCGCCCAGTCCGGTGTGGCGCTGAGCGCTCGGCTGGCGCACGGCGTCGGGGAAGCGTCCGAGGTGGCGCTGACCCTCGCCCGCGGCGCGGCCGAGGCCGTCGTCGCCGCCAACAAATCGGTGCGGACCATGGCGGTGGAAACCGTGCGCACGCTGCCCAGGCTGGCCCGGCTGGGCCAGATCAACGACCACACCCGCATCTCGCTTGGCCGGATCATCGACGAACAGGCCCACGACGCGCCGCAAGGCGAGTTCCTGTTGTTCGACGGGCGGGTCCACACCTACGAAGCGGTTAACCGGCGCATCAACAACGTGGTGCGCGGCCTGATCGACGTCGGTGTGCGGCAGGGCGACCACGTCGGTGTCCTGATGGAAACCCGGCCCAGCGCGCTGGTCGCCATCGCGGCGTTGTCGCGGCTCGGCGCGGTCGCTGTGCTGATGCGGCCCGACAGCGATCTGGTTGCGGCAGCACGCATCGGCGGTGTCAGCGAAATCATTACCGACCCAACCAATCTCGACTCCGCGCGCCAATTGCCCGGCCATGTCCTGGTGTTGGGCGGTGGTGAGTCACGCGATCTGCAGCTGCCGGAGGACGCCGACGTCATTGACATGGAAAAGATCGATCCCGACGCGGTCGAGCTCCCCGCGTGGTACCGGCAGAACCCCGGACTGGCACGGGATCTGGCGTTCATCGGGTTCAGCACCACCGCCAGCGGCGAGCTGGTTGCCAAGCAGATCACCAACTACCGCTGGGCGCTTTCGGCGTTCGGGACCGCCTCCACTGCCGCGTTGGGCCGCGGAGATACCGTGTACTGCCTCACCCCGCTGCACCACGAATCCGGGTTGCTGGTGAGCCTCGGCGGCGCGGTCGTCGGCGGTACCCGCATCGCGCTGTCGCGCGGCCTGCAGCCGGACCGGTTTGTCGCCGAAGTCCGCCAGTACGGGGTCACCGTCGTGTCCTATACCTGGACCATGCTGCGCGAGGTCATCGACCACCCGGGATCCGCGTTGCAGGGCTACCACCCGGTGCGCCTCTTCATCGGCTCGGGAATGCCGACGGGGTTGTGGCAGCGGGTGATTGACACCTTCGCGCCCGCCCACGTCGTCGAATTCTTCGCGACCACCGACGGGCAGGCGGTGCTGGCCAACGTGTCCGGCGCCAAGATCGGCAGCAAGGGCCGCCCGCTGCCCGGCGCCAGCCGCGTGGAACTCGGTGCGTACGACGCCGATCGCGACCTGATCCTGGAAGACGAGCGGGGCTTCGTACAGGTCGCCGACGCCGACCAAGTGGGAGTATTGCTGGCCCAGCCCCGCGGGCCGATCGACCCGACAGCATCGGTCAAACGCGGCGTGTTCGCGCCCGCCGACACGTGGATCTCGACGGAGTATCTGTTCCGCCGCGACCCCGACGGGGACTACTGGCTGGTGGGACGCCGCGGTTCGGTGATCCGCACTGCGCGCGGAATCGTCTACTGCGAACCGATCACCGATGCGCTGGGCTTTATCACCGCCATCGACCTCGCAGTCACCTACGGGGTGTCGGTGCGTGGCCGGCATGTGGCGGTGGCCGCCGTGACGCTGCGGCCAGGCGCCAGCATCACCGCCGCCGACCTGACCGAGGCCATCGCGAAGATGGCGCCGATCGGTGTGGGACCCGACATCGTCCATGTCGTGCCCGAGATTTCGCTGAGCGCCACCTACCGGCCCACGGTCAGCGCGCTGCGGGCGGCGGGGCTTCCCAAGCCGGGCCGCCAGGTGTGGTATTTCGACCCGGCGGGCAACCAATTTCGCCGGTTCACCGCAGCGGTGCGCACCGAGCTGTTCGGCGCGCACTAA
- a CDS encoding Trm112 family protein, with amino-acid sequence MIDETLLSILVCPADRGPLLLVEKPDGALLYNPRLRRAYRIEDGIPVLLVDEGTAVSDDEHVRLMARANPAAPQ; translated from the coding sequence GTGATCGACGAAACGCTGTTGAGCATCCTGGTCTGCCCCGCCGACCGCGGCCCGCTGCTGCTGGTCGAAAAACCCGACGGTGCGCTGCTGTACAACCCGCGGCTGCGCCGCGCTTACCGCATCGAGGACGGGATCCCGGTGCTGTTGGTCGACGAAGGCACCGCGGTCAGCGACGACGAGCACGTCCGGCTCATGGCGCGGGCCAATCCGGCAGCTCCCCAGTGA
- a CDS encoding TetR/AcrR family transcriptional regulator, producing MASVERRRPGRPAGSSDTRERILASARELFSRNGIHKTPIRAVAAAAGVDSALVHHYFGTKEQLFAAAVRIPVDPMEVIGPLRETPVEDIGYKLPSLLLPLWDSEAGKGFVAELRSLLAGDDVSLVRSFLQEVINAEVGSRVDDPPGSGRIRIQFVASQLVGVVMARYILELDPFKSLPPEQIARTIAPNLQHYLTGELPDWPAP from the coding sequence TTGGCTAGCGTTGAACGCCGACGCCCGGGGAGACCAGCGGGAAGTTCGGACACCCGGGAGCGGATTCTGGCGAGTGCACGGGAGCTGTTCTCGCGCAACGGAATCCACAAGACCCCGATTCGGGCGGTGGCCGCAGCGGCAGGCGTGGACTCTGCGCTGGTGCACCATTACTTCGGCACCAAGGAGCAGCTGTTCGCCGCTGCCGTGCGGATCCCGGTCGACCCCATGGAAGTCATCGGACCACTGCGCGAAACTCCCGTTGAAGACATCGGTTACAAGCTGCCGTCGCTGCTGCTGCCACTGTGGGATTCCGAAGCCGGCAAGGGATTCGTTGCCGAACTGCGGTCACTGCTGGCCGGTGACGACGTAAGCCTCGTCCGCTCGTTCCTGCAAGAGGTGATCAACGCCGAAGTGGGGTCGCGCGTGGACGATCCGCCGGGATCTGGACGCATTCGAATCCAGTTCGTCGCGTCGCAATTGGTGGGCGTGGTGATGGCGCGTTACATCCTGGAATTGGATCCGTTCAAGTCGCTGCCGCCCGAACAGATCGCGCGCACGATCGCGCCGAACCTGCAGCACTACCTCACTGGGGAGCTGCCGGATTGGCCCGCGCCATGA
- a CDS encoding ABC transporter permease, which produces MQAYSATTARILRQLVADRRSIAMILLVPVLVITLMYFMFENAPHRPGTPSPFNNACLILLGLFPLFLMFVITSITMQRERASGTLERILTTPLRRLDLLIAYGTAFSIAAAVQATLACVVSFWFLGFDTAGSPMWVFVIAIINAVLGVGLGLLCSAFARTEFQAVQFIPLVMVPQLLLAGIIVPRGLMATWLQWISNVLPASYALEALQQVGAHTELTGIAVRDMVVVLGFALAALCLAAGTLRRRTP; this is translated from the coding sequence CTGCAGGCTTACAGCGCAACCACCGCGCGAATACTCCGCCAACTGGTGGCCGATCGCCGCAGTATCGCGATGATCTTGCTGGTGCCCGTGCTGGTTATCACGCTGATGTACTTCATGTTCGAAAATGCCCCGCACCGGCCCGGCACGCCGTCGCCGTTCAACAACGCCTGCCTGATTCTGCTGGGCCTTTTCCCGCTGTTCTTGATGTTCGTCATCACCTCGATCACCATGCAGCGCGAACGGGCGTCGGGCACGCTGGAGCGCATTCTGACCACTCCCCTGCGCCGACTAGATCTGCTCATCGCCTACGGGACCGCGTTCTCGATCGCCGCGGCGGTGCAAGCAACTTTGGCCTGTGTGGTGTCGTTTTGGTTCCTCGGCTTCGACACCGCGGGCAGCCCCATGTGGGTATTTGTGATCGCGATCATCAACGCTGTGTTGGGCGTCGGGCTGGGCTTGTTGTGTAGTGCGTTCGCGCGCACCGAGTTTCAGGCCGTGCAGTTCATACCCTTGGTGATGGTGCCGCAGCTGTTGCTGGCCGGCATCATCGTCCCGCGAGGATTGATGGCGACCTGGCTGCAATGGATCAGCAACGTCTTGCCCGCCAGCTACGCACTGGAGGCGCTTCAACAGGTCGGCGCACATACGGAGCTGACCGGTATCGCGGTGCGCGACATGGTCGTCGTGCTGGGTTTTGCGCTCGCGGCGTTGTGCCTGGCCGCGGGGACGTTGCGGCGGCGGACCCCGTAG
- a CDS encoding ABC transporter ATP-binding protein codes for MMSSSSDELLSNDAEAAVDIKHLRVIRGKRPALHDFSVQIARGTITGLLGPSGCGKTTLMRCIVGTQVVTAGTVTVLGRPAGSAVLRRRVGYMPQDPTIYNDLRIVDNVRYFASLYGFDAHAADAAIEGVGLSDHRTAYCGNLSGGQRTRASLACALVCQPALLVLDEPTVGLDPVLRADLWEQFHQLARGGTTLLVSSHVMDEADHCSDLLLMREGHLVAHTTPTRLREDTGCTALEEAFLSIIKRSTAQQPKAG; via the coding sequence ATGATGAGTTCATCGAGTGATGAATTGTTGTCGAACGACGCAGAAGCGGCCGTCGATATCAAGCACCTGCGGGTGATTCGCGGTAAAAGGCCTGCGCTGCATGACTTTTCGGTGCAGATTGCCCGAGGTACCATCACCGGGCTGTTGGGCCCGTCCGGCTGCGGCAAGACCACGCTGATGCGCTGCATCGTCGGCACCCAGGTCGTGACCGCGGGGACGGTCACAGTGCTGGGACGGCCCGCGGGATCGGCCGTTCTGCGCCGTCGGGTCGGATACATGCCCCAGGACCCAACCATCTACAACGACCTGCGAATCGTCGACAACGTGCGCTACTTCGCGTCGCTGTACGGCTTCGACGCGCATGCCGCCGACGCCGCCATCGAAGGGGTGGGCCTGTCCGATCACCGCACCGCGTATTGCGGCAATCTTTCCGGGGGCCAGCGCACCAGGGCGTCGTTGGCATGCGCGCTGGTGTGCCAGCCTGCGCTGCTGGTGCTGGACGAACCCACGGTGGGTCTGGACCCGGTGCTGCGCGCCGATCTGTGGGAGCAGTTTCATCAGCTCGCGCGCGGGGGCACCACACTGCTGGTCTCCAGTCATGTGATGGACGAAGCCGACCACTGCAGTGACCTGTTGTTGATGCGTGAAGGTCATCTGGTCGCCCACACCACCCCGACCCGACTACGAGAGGACACCGGATGCACGGCACTCGAGGAAGCGTTTCTGTCCATCATCAAACGCAGCACCGCGCAGCAACCCAAAGCCGGATAG
- a CDS encoding DNA-3-methyladenine glycosylase, translating to MSAEELMVDPVTAARRLLGATVHGRGVSATIVEVEAYGGVPDGPWPDAAAHSYRGLNGRNAVMFGPPGHLYTYRSHGIHVCANVACGPDGTAAAVLLRAAAIENGVDVARSRRGDLARTAALARGPGNLCSALGITMADNGVDLFDAESPITLKLNDTLDAVSGPRVGISHAADRPWRLWLQGRPEVSAYRRSPRAPAPGASD from the coding sequence GTGAGCGCTGAGGAACTGATGGTCGACCCGGTCACCGCCGCGCGCCGACTACTCGGCGCCACCGTGCATGGGCGAGGTGTCAGCGCCACGATCGTCGAGGTGGAGGCGTATGGCGGGGTACCCGACGGCCCCTGGCCGGACGCCGCGGCGCACTCGTACCGCGGGCTCAACGGTCGCAATGCGGTGATGTTCGGGCCGCCCGGACACCTCTACACATATCGAAGCCACGGCATCCACGTCTGCGCCAACGTCGCCTGTGGCCCGGACGGAACGGCGGCCGCCGTCCTGCTGCGGGCCGCGGCGATAGAAAACGGTGTCGACGTTGCCCGGTCCCGGCGTGGCGATCTGGCTCGAACCGCCGCACTCGCGCGCGGACCCGGAAATCTCTGCTCCGCATTGGGAATCACCATGGCAGACAACGGGGTTGACCTCTTCGATGCCGAAAGCCCGATCACCTTGAAACTGAACGACACGCTCGACGCCGTGAGCGGCCCGCGGGTGGGCATCAGCCATGCGGCCGACCGGCCGTGGCGGTTGTGGCTGCAGGGTCGACCGGAGGTGTCGGCCTACCGGCGTAGCCCACGCGCGCCCGCGCCAGGGGCCAGCGATTAA
- the tyrS gene encoding tyrosine--tRNA ligase: MGAPILDELGWRGLIAQSTDLDALAAEAARGPLTLYAGFDPTAPSLHAGHLVPLLALRRFQRAGHRPIVLAGGATGLIGDPRDTGERTLNAADTVLEWTERIRGQLERFVDFDDSPTGAIVENNLEWTSGMSAIEFLRDVGKHFSVNVMLDRDTIRRRLEGEGISYTEFSYMLLQANDYVELYRRHQCVLQIGGSDQWGNIIAGVRLARQKLGVTVHALTVPLVTAADGTKFGKSTGGGSLWLDPQMTTPYAWYQYFINTADADVIRYLRWFTFLSAEELAEFEEATASRPQERVAQRRLARELTTLVHGEAATEAVEHASRALFGRGDLAQLDEATLTAALRETPVAELKPGAPDGIVDLLVASGLSASKGAARRTIAEGGVSVNNMKVDSEEWTPRPSDFLHGRWLVLRRGKRNIAGIERVG; this comes from the coding sequence GTGGGCGCACCGATCCTCGACGAGCTGGGCTGGCGCGGGCTGATCGCGCAGTCCACCGACCTCGATGCGCTGGCAGCTGAAGCGGCGCGCGGCCCGCTCACGTTGTACGCCGGCTTCGACCCCACCGCGCCCAGCCTGCACGCCGGCCACCTGGTGCCGCTGCTGGCGTTGCGGCGTTTCCAACGCGCCGGCCACCGGCCCATCGTGCTGGCCGGGGGTGCCACCGGCCTGATCGGCGATCCCCGCGACACCGGCGAACGCACACTGAACGCCGCCGACACAGTGCTGGAGTGGACCGAGCGGATCCGCGGGCAGCTAGAACGCTTTGTTGACTTCGACGACTCACCGACCGGCGCGATCGTCGAGAACAACCTCGAATGGACCAGCGGCATGTCGGCCATCGAGTTCCTACGCGACGTGGGCAAGCACTTCTCGGTCAACGTGATGCTGGATCGCGACACTATCCGGCGCCGGCTGGAGGGTGAGGGGATCTCCTACACCGAATTCAGCTACATGCTGCTGCAGGCCAACGACTACGTGGAGCTGTATCGCCGCCACCAGTGCGTGCTACAGATCGGTGGTTCCGACCAGTGGGGCAACATCATCGCCGGGGTGCGCCTGGCGCGCCAAAAGCTGGGGGTCACCGTGCATGCGCTGACCGTGCCGCTGGTGACGGCCGCCGACGGCACCAAGTTCGGCAAGTCCACCGGCGGCGGCAGCCTGTGGCTGGACCCGCAGATGACGACTCCCTACGCCTGGTACCAGTACTTCATCAACACCGCCGACGCCGACGTCATCCGCTACCTGCGCTGGTTCACGTTTTTGTCTGCCGAGGAACTGGCCGAGTTCGAAGAGGCGACGGCCTCGCGGCCGCAGGAACGCGTCGCGCAGCGCCGGCTTGCCCGAGAACTCACCACGCTGGTGCACGGCGAGGCGGCCACCGAAGCCGTCGAACATGCCAGCCGGGCGTTATTCGGTCGTGGTGACCTCGCGCAGTTGGATGAGGCCACGCTTACAGCGGCACTGCGGGAAACCCCGGTGGCCGAATTGAAGCCAGGTGCCCCCGACGGGATCGTCGACCTCTTGGTGGCCAGCGGTCTATCGGCAAGCAAGGGCGCCGCGCGTCGCACCATCGCCGAGGGCGGCGTCTCGGTCAACAACATGAAGGTCGACAGCGAGGAGTGGACGCCGCGGCCCTCTGACTTTCTCCACGGGCGCTGGCTGGTGTTGCGGCGCGGCAAGCGGAATATCGCCGGCATCGAACGTGTTGGATGA
- a CDS encoding tetratricopeptide repeat protein has product MVDDTHGGERRPRPPAGGAPRRGPYAGRDVARSGPGRARRVQPQHAPQELDDGPVIPPDVEAKQLAPEIRRELSTLDRATAEAVARHLVAAGGLIDDDPQAALSHARAARARSGRIAAVREAVGIAAYHCGDWAQALAELRAARRMGSKSPLLPLIADCERGLGRPERAIELARGPEAAELSGDDADELRIVAAGARADLGQLEQALIVLSTPQLDPSRTGSTAARLFYAYAETLLALGRSDEALQWFLRSATADVEGVTDAEERVSELA; this is encoded by the coding sequence GTGGTCGATGACACGCATGGCGGCGAGCGACGACCGCGACCGCCGGCCGGTGGCGCACCGCGGCGAGGGCCATACGCCGGACGCGACGTTGCCCGCTCCGGCCCCGGCCGCGCACGGCGCGTCCAACCCCAGCACGCACCGCAGGAGCTCGACGACGGGCCGGTGATCCCGCCCGACGTCGAAGCCAAGCAGTTGGCGCCCGAAATCCGCCGTGAATTAAGCACCTTGGACCGTGCCACCGCCGAGGCGGTGGCACGCCACCTCGTCGCGGCCGGTGGGCTGATCGACGACGACCCGCAAGCCGCGCTCAGCCACGCACGTGCGGCCCGGGCCCGGTCCGGCCGCATCGCCGCGGTCCGCGAAGCCGTTGGCATCGCGGCCTACCACTGCGGCGACTGGGCGCAAGCGCTCGCCGAACTGCGCGCCGCGCGCAGAATGGGCAGCAAATCCCCGCTCCTTCCACTGATTGCCGACTGCGAACGCGGCCTCGGCCGTCCCGAGCGGGCGATCGAACTGGCTCGGGGACCCGAGGCGGCCGAGCTCAGTGGTGACGACGCCGATGAGTTGCGCATCGTGGCCGCCGGGGCCCGCGCGGATCTCGGTCAGCTCGAGCAGGCCCTGATCGTGTTGTCCACGCCGCAGCTGGATCCCAGCCGTACCGGCTCGACCGCCGCGCGGTTGTTCTACGCCTACGCTGAAACGCTGCTGGCGCTGGGCCGCAGCGACGAAGCGCTGCAATGGTTTTTGCGCTCGGCGACCGCGGATGTCGAAGGCGTCACCGACGCCGAAGAGCGGGTTAGCGAGTTGGCCTGA
- a CDS encoding HAD-IIA family hydrolase produces MSKASPTPKSGLASWPDVTTLAEQYDCLLIDLDGTVFRGRQPTDGAVESLDKVRSRKLFITNNASRAADEVAEHLRDLGFTATGDDVVTSGQTAAHVLADQLPPGSRVLVVGTDSLANEIAAVGLRPVRLWQDEPVAVVQGHSPTTGWPDLAEAALAIRAGALWVAANVDRTLPSERGLLPGNGSMVAALRAATDAEPQVAGKPAPTLMTDAVARGDFRAPLVVGDRLDTDIAGANAAKLPSLMVLTGVNSARDAVYAVPSQRPTYIAHDLRSLHRDADELAVAPRAAWRVENRDGTVTVSANDEDAGDGLSVVRAVAKAVWDADCDDGHITVKAGDEQARDALSRWSLFTDEDRLA; encoded by the coding sequence ATGTCGAAGGCGTCACCGACGCCGAAGAGCGGGTTAGCGAGTTGGCCTGACGTGACAACGCTTGCAGAGCAATACGATTGCTTGCTTATCGATCTGGATGGGACCGTCTTTCGGGGCCGCCAGCCCACCGACGGCGCGGTGGAGTCGCTGGACAAGGTGCGTAGCCGAAAGCTGTTCATCACCAACAACGCGTCCCGCGCGGCAGACGAAGTCGCCGAGCACCTGCGCGATTTAGGCTTCACGGCAACCGGCGACGACGTGGTCACCAGCGGCCAGACCGCCGCGCATGTGCTCGCCGATCAGCTTCCGCCCGGCTCACGGGTACTGGTCGTGGGCACCGATTCACTGGCCAACGAGATCGCCGCAGTCGGATTGCGTCCTGTTCGGCTGTGGCAAGACGAGCCGGTGGCGGTGGTCCAGGGCCACTCGCCCACGACAGGATGGCCCGACCTTGCCGAGGCAGCGCTGGCCATCCGCGCGGGCGCGCTGTGGGTGGCGGCCAATGTCGACCGCACCTTGCCGTCCGAGCGCGGGCTGTTGCCCGGTAACGGGTCGATGGTTGCCGCACTGCGAGCTGCAACCGATGCCGAACCGCAAGTGGCCGGTAAGCCTGCGCCGACACTGATGACCGACGCGGTGGCACGCGGCGACTTTCGCGCACCGCTGGTGGTCGGTGATCGCTTGGACACCGACATCGCCGGCGCCAACGCGGCAAAGCTGCCCAGCCTGATGGTCCTCACGGGCGTGAATTCGGCCCGCGATGCCGTTTATGCCGTGCCGTCGCAACGGCCCACCTACATCGCGCACGACCTGCGCTCGCTGCACCGCGACGCCGACGAGCTCGCGGTTGCGCCGCGAGCGGCATGGCGAGTCGAAAACCGTGACGGCACGGTGACGGTCAGCGCGAACGACGAGGACGCCGGGGACGGGCTGTCGGTGGTTCGCGCCGTCGCCAAGGCTGTTTGGGACGCAGACTGCGACGACGGCCATATCACGGTCAAGGCCGGCGACGAGCAGGCCCGCGACGCCCTGAGCCGCTGGTCCCTGTTCACCGACGAAGATCGGCTAGCGTAA
- a CDS encoding TlyA family RNA methyltransferase → MARRARIDAELVRRGLARSRQQAAELIGAGKVSIDGMPAAKPSTNVPVTAAVTVAHGDERSWVSRGACKLIGALDAFGITVDGRRCLDAGASTGGFTEVLLDRGAREVVAADVGYGQLAWALRSDPRVVVVERTNVRDLSPAAIGGPVDMVVADLSFISLTTVLPALTACASPDADIVPMVKPQFEVGKGQVGAGGVVHDPKLRCESVLTVARRAEELGWHTVGVTASPLPGPSGNVEYFLWLRAQPEQPLSGEALVDAVRHAVDEGPQ, encoded by the coding sequence GTGGCACGACGTGCCCGCATCGACGCCGAACTGGTCCGGCGCGGGCTGGCGCGATCCCGTCAGCAAGCCGCCGAGTTGATCGGGGCGGGCAAGGTGAGCATCGACGGGATGCCGGCGGCCAAGCCGAGCACCAACGTGCCCGTCACCGCCGCCGTCACCGTCGCGCACGGTGACGAGCGCAGCTGGGTGTCGCGCGGTGCTTGCAAACTCATTGGGGCCCTTGACGCTTTCGGCATCACCGTCGATGGACGGCGCTGCCTGGATGCGGGCGCGTCGACCGGTGGGTTCACCGAAGTGCTACTGGATCGGGGCGCGCGGGAAGTCGTCGCCGCCGACGTCGGCTACGGACAGCTGGCGTGGGCGCTGCGGTCCGATCCGCGGGTGGTTGTCGTCGAACGCACCAACGTCCGCGATCTCTCGCCTGCTGCGATCGGCGGCCCGGTCGACATGGTCGTGGCCGACCTGTCGTTCATCTCGCTGACCACGGTCTTGCCCGCCTTGACTGCATGCGCGTCACCGGACGCCGATATCGTTCCCATGGTGAAGCCGCAGTTCGAGGTCGGAAAGGGTCAAGTCGGGGCCGGCGGGGTCGTGCATGACCCGAAGCTGCGCTGCGAGTCGGTGCTTACCGTGGCCCGACGCGCCGAGGAGCTGGGCTGGCACACCGTCGGCGTCACCGCCAGCCCGCTACCGGGGCCGTCCGGCAATGTCGAATACTTCCTGTGGCTCCGCGCCCAGCCGGAGCAGCCGCTATCCGGCGAGGCGTTGGTGGACGCGGTACGGCACGCCGTCGACGAGGGGCCGCAATGA